From the genome of Nocardia sp. NBC_01503, one region includes:
- a CDS encoding MATE family efflux transporter — translation MVESEVGSAAVQAGPRRILGIAIPTLGVLVAEPIYLLFDMAVVGRLGALALAGLAVGGLILAQVSSQLTFLSYGTTARAARRHGAGDERGAIGEGVQASWIAVGVGVAIVVVLQVFAGPVTRAIAGGDEIAPRAESWLRIALFGVPLILLSMAGNGWLRGVQQTRRPLVYVVAGLVVSGILCPVLVHGLLGAPRLELEGSAVANVVGQVVMAALFVWALVRSRVPLAPHIAIMKAQLVLGRDLIARSLAFQACFVSAAAVASRFGAASVAAHQLVLQLWSFLALTLDSLAIAAQTLVGAALGAGNARGAQGLARRITGWSTVFAVVLAVIFAAGYAVIPQLFTTDPSVLDRTHVVWWFFVGIIPIAGVVFALDGVLLGAGDAAFLRNATLGSALLGFLPAIWLSLVYDWGIAGIWTGLVAFMLLRLVAVSWRALSGKWARVGADVPARLA, via the coding sequence ATGGTGGAGAGCGAGGTGGGGTCGGCGGCGGTGCAGGCGGGGCCGCGGCGGATTCTCGGAATCGCGATTCCGACGCTGGGGGTGCTGGTCGCCGAGCCCATCTATCTGCTGTTCGATATGGCCGTGGTGGGGCGGCTCGGTGCGCTGGCGCTGGCGGGTCTCGCGGTGGGCGGGTTGATTCTGGCGCAGGTCAGTTCGCAGTTGACGTTCCTGAGTTATGGCACGACGGCGCGGGCCGCGCGGCGGCATGGGGCGGGGGATGAGCGGGGCGCGATCGGTGAGGGGGTGCAGGCCAGTTGGATCGCCGTCGGGGTGGGGGTGGCGATTGTCGTTGTGCTGCAGGTGTTCGCGGGGCCGGTGACGCGGGCTATCGCGGGCGGGGATGAGATCGCGCCGCGGGCGGAGTCGTGGCTGCGCATCGCGCTGTTCGGGGTGCCGTTGATCCTGCTGTCCATGGCGGGGAACGGATGGCTGCGCGGGGTGCAGCAGACACGTCGGCCGCTGGTGTATGTCGTTGCGGGGCTGGTGGTTTCGGGGATTCTGTGCCCGGTGCTGGTGCACGGGCTGCTGGGTGCGCCGCGGTTGGAGCTGGAGGGGTCCGCGGTGGCGAACGTGGTGGGGCAGGTGGTGATGGCCGCACTGTTCGTCTGGGCGCTGGTGCGCTCACGGGTGCCGCTGGCCCCACATATCGCGATTATGAAGGCGCAGTTGGTACTCGGGCGGGATCTCATCGCGCGGAGTCTGGCCTTCCAGGCGTGCTTCGTCTCGGCCGCGGCGGTGGCCTCGCGGTTCGGAGCGGCCTCGGTGGCGGCACATCAGCTGGTCTTGCAGCTATGGAGTTTTCTTGCCCTGACCCTGGATTCGCTCGCCATTGCCGCGCAAACCTTGGTCGGTGCGGCGCTGGGGGCCGGGAATGCCCGGGGCGCACAGGGTTTGGCGCGGCGCATCACCGGCTGGTCGACAGTGTTCGCGGTGGTGCTGGCGGTGATCTTCGCGGCCGGGTATGCGGTGATACCGCAGCTGTTCACCACCGACCCGTCGGTGCTGGACCGAACGCATGTGGTGTGGTGGTTCTTCGTCGGCATCATTCCGATCGCGGGTGTGGTGTTCGCCCTCGACGGTGTCCTGCTCGGCGCGGGTGATGCCGCTTTCCTGCGCAATGCCACGCTCGGCTCGGCGCTGCTCGGTTTCCTGCCCGCCATCTGGCTATCGCTGGTGTATGACTGGGGCATCGCCGGAATCTGGACCGGGCTGGTCGCGTTCATGCTGCTGCGACTGGTCGCGGTGTCCTGGCGTGCGCTCTCCGGTAAGTGGGCGCGCGTCGGCGCGGATGTGCCGGCGCGACTGGCCTAG
- the grpE gene encoding nucleotide exchange factor GrpE: protein MTEPAAATGNPDTATEPDGDGGGANLSERIDDLTRVIARQAATLERLADDARARDRRERAGADVPLVVELFAVFGDALSLAATAGSETERTAFETFANRVERLLVGRGGQVVRPTPDVAFDALTMEAADTRATADPAADRTVAEVLQPGLTIADRSVRPAKVIVRRYRDPES from the coding sequence ATGACCGAACCCGCCGCAGCGACCGGGAACCCTGACACCGCAACCGAACCCGATGGGGACGGCGGCGGCGCGAATCTCAGCGAACGTATCGACGATCTGACCCGGGTGATCGCGCGGCAGGCGGCAACTCTCGAGCGCCTGGCCGATGACGCCAGGGCGCGGGACCGGCGCGAGCGCGCGGGCGCGGATGTGCCGCTGGTCGTGGAGCTTTTCGCGGTATTCGGCGATGCGCTGTCCCTGGCGGCCACCGCCGGTTCCGAGACCGAGCGAACGGCGTTCGAAACCTTCGCGAATCGGGTGGAGCGATTACTGGTGGGTCGCGGCGGGCAGGTGGTGCGCCCGACTCCGGATGTCGCGTTCGACGCCCTCACCATGGAGGCCGCCGACACCCGCGCCACCGCCGATCCGGCCGCCGATCGCACCGTCGCGGAGGTGCTGCAGCCCGGCCTCACCATCGCCGATCGTTCGGTGCGGCCCGCGAAGGTGATTGTCCGCCGGTATCGCGATCCGGAAAGCTGA
- a CDS encoding Rieske 2Fe-2S domain-containing protein, with protein MTGTHARMIDVGQPMTRFARGWHCLGLAESFRDGEPHSVEAFGTKLVIWSDSKGALHALDGYCRHMGADLSYGSVKDDNIACPFHDWRWRGDGRCTAIPYARRVPPLAKTRSWITCEENGQFFVWNDPEGNPPPPEVAIPHIDGIGTEQWSDWSWNSLLIEGAHCREIIDNNVDMAHFFYIHYAYPVFFKNVFEGHVATQFLHSKGRPDVHTSSNYNTEMQLLRSEASYFGPSYMINYLHNDFGERTVEVVLINCHYPVTHNSFMLQWGVSVQAIEGLPPAKSQSLAKAFGKSFGVGFLQDVEIWKHKTRIDNPLLTQEDGPVYQHRRWYEQFYVDVADIKPEMTARFEFEVDTTHANENWEAEVAENLAKRAAENA; from the coding sequence ATGACAGGCACCCATGCCCGGATGATCGATGTCGGACAACCCATGACCCGGTTCGCCCGGGGCTGGCACTGTCTCGGCCTGGCGGAGAGTTTCCGGGACGGGGAACCGCACTCGGTCGAGGCGTTCGGCACCAAATTGGTGATCTGGTCCGATAGCAAGGGCGCACTGCACGCGCTCGACGGGTACTGCCGTCATATGGGCGCGGATCTGTCCTATGGCAGCGTCAAGGACGACAATATCGCCTGCCCCTTCCATGATTGGCGCTGGCGCGGTGACGGGCGTTGTACCGCAATCCCTTACGCTCGGCGGGTACCACCGCTGGCCAAGACCCGCTCCTGGATCACCTGTGAGGAGAACGGGCAGTTCTTCGTCTGGAACGATCCCGAGGGCAATCCGCCGCCGCCCGAGGTCGCCATTCCGCATATCGACGGGATAGGTACCGAGCAGTGGAGTGACTGGAGCTGGAATTCACTGCTGATCGAGGGTGCGCACTGCCGCGAAATCATCGACAACAACGTGGATATGGCGCACTTCTTCTATATTCACTACGCCTATCCGGTGTTCTTCAAGAATGTGTTCGAAGGACATGTGGCCACGCAGTTCCTGCATTCCAAGGGGCGGCCGGATGTGCACACCTCCTCGAACTACAACACCGAGATGCAGCTGTTGCGTTCGGAGGCTTCGTATTTCGGGCCGTCGTACATGATCAACTACCTGCACAACGACTTCGGTGAGCGGACCGTCGAGGTGGTGCTGATCAACTGCCACTATCCCGTCACGCACAATTCGTTCATGCTGCAGTGGGGGGTGAGCGTACAGGCCATCGAGGGGCTGCCGCCCGCCAAATCACAGTCGCTGGCAAAGGCTTTCGGTAAGAGCTTCGGCGTCGGATTCCTGCAGGATGTCGAGATCTGGAAGCATAAGACCCGCATCGACAATCCACTGCTCACCCAGGAGGACGGGCCGGTGTATCAGCATCGGCGCTGGTACGAGCAGTTCTACGTGGATGTCGCCGATATCAAACCGGAGATGACGGCGCGCTTCGAATTCGAGGTCGACACCACGCACGCCAATGAGAATTGGGAGGCCGAGGTCGCCGAGAATCTGGCCAAGCGCGCGGCGGAGAACGCCTAG
- a CDS encoding MFS transporter, which yields MTSGISGHTTRPATAPGAWIALAACLTAVFMQMLDLTIVHTAMPALARDLHADGAAELLIVSGYGLAFACTLPAAAGIGDLLGRHTVFMAALVAFAGASVWCGTSSGANELILARAAAGVAAALISAQTIAIIAGAFPEGLHATVFGIYGATAALAGMLGPLLGGALVDASPLGWGWRAIFLVNLPVAAGAVALVRRYARMRGADVAAGPGLSSGQSGNHASARANSVVVADSAALGVSRGSGSRWLTLMRRLDFAGAVLSALGLGLLVYPLTEGRALGWPPIMIVSAVLSVPVLVLFVRAQRRRAAHGDEPLVRLELFADRAFAIGSVLTAAFYGVFTALLFTVSVAAQSGLGWSAARTGMVMVPFAVGAVLGALSAPILVSLWGSRALTVGVTVFAVALGAIASTVHASGAASDIRELAWSVFAAGAGMGWFAGPLPSVMLAGVVERATGSASGIVPTVQQVGSALGVAVLGTVFFAKAAARDYVSAITTVLWLMAGVSLLLAVLTLALPRRRT from the coding sequence ATGACGTCCGGGATCTCCGGCCATACCACCCGCCCGGCCACCGCGCCGGGCGCGTGGATCGCGCTGGCGGCGTGCCTGACAGCGGTGTTCATGCAGATGCTGGACCTGACCATCGTGCACACCGCCATGCCCGCCCTGGCCCGCGATCTGCACGCGGACGGTGCGGCCGAACTGCTGATAGTGAGCGGGTACGGCCTGGCTTTCGCCTGCACCCTGCCGGCCGCCGCCGGAATCGGTGATCTGCTGGGCAGGCATACCGTTTTCATGGCGGCGCTGGTCGCCTTCGCCGGTGCTTCGGTGTGGTGCGGAACGTCCTCCGGCGCGAACGAACTGATACTCGCGCGTGCGGCGGCGGGAGTGGCGGCCGCCCTGATCTCCGCGCAGACCATCGCGATCATCGCGGGCGCGTTCCCGGAAGGACTGCACGCGACCGTCTTCGGCATCTACGGTGCCACGGCGGCACTGGCGGGCATGCTCGGCCCGCTGCTCGGCGGAGCGCTGGTCGACGCCAGCCCGCTGGGATGGGGCTGGCGCGCGATCTTTCTGGTCAACCTTCCCGTCGCGGCCGGTGCGGTCGCGCTGGTGAGAAGGTATGCCCGTATGCGAGGGGCGGACGTGGCCGCCGGGCCCGGCCTATCGTCTGGGCAGTCGGGGAATCACGCATCGGCCCGGGCGAACTCGGTCGTCGTCGCGGATTCGGCGGCCCTCGGTGTATCGAGGGGATCCGGTTCGCGGTGGTTGACGCTGATGCGGCGGCTCGACTTCGCGGGGGCGGTGCTGTCGGCGCTGGGTTTGGGGTTGCTGGTATATCCGCTGACCGAGGGTCGTGCGCTGGGGTGGCCGCCGATCATGATCGTGTCAGCGGTGCTGTCCGTACCGGTGCTGGTCTTGTTCGTGCGGGCGCAGCGGCGGCGGGCGGCGCACGGCGATGAACCGTTGGTGCGGCTGGAACTGTTCGCGGACAGGGCATTTGCGATTGGTTCGGTGCTTACGGCGGCGTTCTACGGGGTGTTCACGGCCCTGCTGTTCACGGTATCGGTAGCGGCGCAGTCCGGGTTGGGATGGTCGGCCGCACGGACCGGGATGGTCATGGTGCCGTTCGCGGTGGGGGCGGTGCTGGGCGCGTTGTCCGCACCGATTCTGGTGTCGTTGTGGGGATCTCGGGCCCTGACCGTAGGGGTGACGGTATTCGCGGTCGCGTTGGGGGCGATCGCGAGCACGGTGCACGCCTCCGGAGCCGCCTCGGACATTCGCGAACTGGCCTGGTCGGTCTTCGCGGCGGGAGCGGGAATGGGATGGTTCGCCGGACCGCTGCCCTCGGTGATGCTGGCCGGGGTGGTCGAGCGCGCCACCGGATCGGCTTCGGGCATTGTGCCGACGGTGCAGCAGGTGGGAAGTGCGCTCGGGGTCGCGGTGCTCGGGACCGTGTTCTTCGCGAAAGCCGCGGCGCGAGACTATGTTTCCGCGATCACCACGGTGCTGTGGCTCATGGCCGGAGTGTCGCTGCTCCTGGCCGTGCTCACCCTCGCGCTACCTCGGCGGCGCACGTGA
- a CDS encoding condensation domain-containing protein: MVAFGLFGDWHPEPGRLTTWTASPAARAAVRRAPAHDVGPSYQQRAYLRATHRNSRVGLRVSRICMISFDIPGVPDHRAMTAALNAFLRRHDTFRSWFALEPDGRIVRHVADPADIEVTATGYGEFDDLDALRERVRAETPGPFEWDCFSFGVIERPGSFTVYAAVDHLHTDGVAQAISCVDLLLLYGGELSGGAVELPEVDGHIGYCARENLINEQLGLESAAVWQWLDLLRRNDGDVPRFPLELGAGGYAQGAQLTRTLLSEDEMLRFEQVCTAHGGRFLGGLFAAIGLAELELAGRERYFGFTPANTRFLPGEMGSVGWYTNLIPVEFQVDAENCFTAVVAAAQQAAERAKDLTDVSLHRVLELVTPDLGIRARPGFTAPMVSYVDVRKMDGADMFDAIKGGLYGSETSSGEVFLWVNRFHDVTTLSLLFPDTPQAHASVVRYVRTLTAIINAVVADGDYAARVPALS; this comes from the coding sequence ATGGTCGCATTCGGCCTCTTCGGCGACTGGCATCCCGAGCCCGGCAGGCTCACCACCTGGACGGCGTCCCCCGCCGCGCGGGCGGCGGTGCGGCGGGCGCCCGCGCACGATGTCGGACCGTCGTATCAACAGCGGGCCTATCTGCGCGCGACGCATCGCAATTCCCGTGTGGGATTGCGCGTTTCGCGAATATGCATGATTTCGTTCGATATTCCGGGGGTGCCCGATCATCGGGCCATGACCGCCGCCTTGAACGCGTTTCTGCGGCGGCATGACACCTTCCGCAGCTGGTTCGCCTTGGAACCGGACGGGCGGATCGTGCGTCATGTGGCGGATCCGGCGGATATCGAGGTGACCGCTACCGGTTACGGGGAGTTCGACGATCTGGACGCCCTGCGCGAGCGGGTGCGGGCCGAGACGCCCGGGCCTTTCGAATGGGATTGCTTCTCCTTCGGCGTCATCGAGCGTCCCGGATCGTTCACGGTGTACGCGGCCGTGGATCATCTGCATACCGACGGTGTGGCACAGGCGATTTCCTGTGTCGACCTGCTGCTGCTCTACGGCGGTGAACTGTCCGGCGGCGCGGTGGAGCTGCCGGAGGTCGACGGCCACATCGGCTATTGCGCCCGGGAGAATCTCATCAACGAGCAACTCGGCCTGGAGTCCGCCGCGGTGTGGCAGTGGCTGGATCTGTTGCGCCGCAATGACGGTGATGTGCCGCGATTCCCGCTGGAGCTGGGCGCGGGCGGATACGCACAGGGCGCACAGCTCACCCGGACGCTGCTGAGCGAGGACGAAATGCTGCGCTTCGAGCAGGTCTGCACCGCGCACGGCGGACGCTTCCTGGGTGGCTTGTTCGCGGCGATCGGCCTCGCCGAGCTCGAATTGGCCGGGCGGGAAAGGTATTTCGGCTTCACGCCCGCCAATACCCGTTTCCTGCCGGGGGAGATGGGTTCGGTGGGCTGGTACACCAACCTGATTCCGGTGGAGTTCCAGGTAGATGCGGAGAACTGTTTCACCGCCGTGGTGGCGGCCGCGCAGCAGGCGGCGGAGCGGGCCAAGGATCTCACGGATGTCTCCCTGCATCGCGTCCTGGAACTGGTCACGCCCGACCTCGGCATCCGGGCGCGGCCGGGCTTCACCGCACCGATGGTGTCCTATGTCGACGTCCGAAAGATGGACGGCGCGGACATGTTCGACGCCATCAAGGGCGGGCTCTACGGCAGCGAGACCAGCTCGGGGGAGGTGTTCCTGTGGGTCAACCGCTTCCATGACGTGACCACGCTGTCCCTGCTGTTCCCGGATACACCGCAGGCGCACGCATCGGTGGTGCGATACGTGCGGACCCTGACCGCGATCATCAACGCGGTCGTGGCCGATGGCGACTACGCGGCCCGAGTTCCGGCGCTCTCATGA
- a CDS encoding glucosyl-3-phosphoglycerate synthase, with amino-acid sequence MIHWKGLADITWFHRDWSLPELIEHKAGRTVSVVLPALNEQATIGGVLASIRPLVGTLVDELVVVDSGSADDTVRIAECSGATAVFTREQALPDIEPRSGKGEVLWRSLAVTTGDLIVFVDSDLLTPSPRFVPALLAPLLLRDGIELVKGYYRRPLELDPAGDADGGGRVTQLVARPLLTALAPELGEVLQPLGGEYAATRNLLTGIPFAPGYGVEIGILVDAWQRHGASAIAQVDLGTRRHRNRPTHELADMSRQVIATLLDRLGICDSGVALASYRPEGASWRRTTGTVSLADRPPMGSTRTLADLVR; translated from the coding sequence ATGATCCACTGGAAAGGCTTGGCCGATATCACCTGGTTCCACCGGGACTGGTCGCTGCCGGAGTTGATCGAGCACAAGGCCGGGCGCACGGTATCGGTGGTGCTGCCCGCCCTGAATGAGCAGGCGACCATCGGCGGGGTGCTCGCATCGATTCGGCCACTGGTGGGCACGCTGGTGGACGAGCTCGTGGTGGTCGACTCCGGATCGGCGGACGACACCGTGCGGATTGCCGAATGCTCGGGTGCCACAGCGGTATTCACCCGCGAACAGGCCCTGCCGGATATCGAGCCCCGCTCCGGCAAGGGTGAGGTGCTGTGGCGTTCGCTCGCGGTGACCACCGGCGATCTCATCGTCTTCGTGGATTCGGATCTGCTCACCCCGAGCCCGCGATTCGTCCCCGCGTTGCTGGCTCCGCTGCTGCTGCGGGACGGAATCGAACTGGTGAAGGGCTACTACCGCCGTCCACTGGAGCTGGACCCGGCGGGCGATGCCGATGGCGGCGGCCGAGTCACCCAGTTGGTGGCGCGCCCGCTGCTCACCGCGCTCGCACCCGAACTCGGTGAGGTGCTGCAACCGCTGGGCGGTGAGTACGCCGCCACCCGAAATCTGCTGACCGGCATCCCTTTCGCTCCCGGATACGGGGTGGAGATAGGCATCCTGGTCGACGCCTGGCAGCGCCACGGCGCATCGGCCATCGCGCAGGTCGACCTCGGCACCCGCAGACACCGCAACCGCCCCACTCATGAGCTGGCCGATATGAGCCGTCAGGTCATCGCCACCCTGCTGGACCGCCTCGGCATCTGCGACTCCGGTGTCGCCCTGGCGAGTTACCGCCCCGAGGGCGCCTCCTGGCGGCGCACCACCGGCACGGTATCGCTGGCCGACCGGCCGCCCATGGGGAGCACACGGACGCTGGCGGACCTGGTGCGGTGA
- a CDS encoding alpha/beta hydrolase produces MVLVLGALTAATGRAEPSAAAGAARLDRIEQVRDRVEDVFVYSAAMNTVIRSRVLRAADPSAPAPTLYLLNGANGGIDGNWDDETDIAEFFRHKQVNVVIPVGGAGSYFTDWEFDDPMLGRPRWTTFLTGELPPIVDAALHGSGSNAIAGISMAGTSVFQLALAAPGLYRAIGSYSGCVRTSDPQGQAFVTAVVARWRGNAFNMWGPAGDARWAANDAYLHADRLRGTAIYVSAGTGVPGPLDTPGHGDPLHLTWQLLFGAPLEAVMNMCTRALQERFRQLDIPATFDLRPTGTHSWGYWQQDLHRSWPTFEAALTG; encoded by the coding sequence CTGGTGCTGGTGCTGGGTGCCCTGACCGCGGCGACCGGTCGGGCCGAGCCGTCCGCAGCGGCCGGGGCCGCCCGCTTGGACCGCATCGAACAGGTGCGGGATCGTGTCGAGGACGTCTTCGTCTACTCCGCCGCGATGAATACCGTCATCCGCAGTCGCGTACTGCGCGCCGCGGATCCGAGCGCACCGGCACCCACCCTCTATCTGCTCAACGGTGCCAACGGCGGTATCGACGGCAACTGGGACGATGAGACCGATATCGCGGAGTTCTTCCGCCATAAGCAGGTCAATGTGGTGATCCCGGTCGGCGGTGCGGGCAGCTACTTCACCGATTGGGAGTTCGACGACCCGATGCTCGGCCGGCCGCGCTGGACCACCTTTCTCACCGGCGAACTCCCGCCGATCGTCGATGCGGCGCTGCACGGCAGCGGGTCCAATGCGATAGCGGGCATCTCGATGGCCGGAACCTCGGTATTCCAACTGGCTCTGGCCGCACCGGGACTGTATCGAGCCATCGGGTCCTACAGCGGCTGTGTGCGGACCAGCGATCCGCAGGGCCAGGCGTTCGTCACGGCGGTGGTGGCCCGCTGGCGCGGTAACGCCTTCAATATGTGGGGTCCGGCCGGTGATGCGCGCTGGGCGGCGAACGACGCGTACCTGCACGCGGATCGGTTGCGCGGCACCGCGATCTACGTCTCCGCCGGCACCGGCGTCCCCGGACCCCTGGATACACCGGGCCACGGCGATCCGCTGCACCTGACCTGGCAACTGCTCTTCGGCGCACCCCTGGAGGCGGTGATGAACATGTGCACCAGGGCATTACAGGAGCGCTTCCGTCAGCTCGACATCCCGGCCACCTTCGACCTCAGACCGACCGGAACCCACTCCTGGGGGTATTGGCAGCAGGACCTGCACCGCTCCTGGCCGACCTTCGAAGCCGCGCTCACCGGCTGA
- a CDS encoding ArnT family glycosyltransferase: MSARPLPDAVAANAMARSSLDERAADGRAGSVSADPHPAVERATEPRRAAVGLPPWDIRGVGAIALAAAVVLGLRAGRYGYFGDELYFLSAGRRLAAGYVDQGPLVPLMARTAEWLAPGSVVVLRIPAIACGIGAIWVCAGVAREFGGGRAAQRLAALGFATTPFLITASATLSTFAVDATLTAALAWILVRWNRIRDNRLLLAVAVVAAVDLQVKLLLPVLAVGIAIGVLIFGPRALFRRPVSWAALVVVGLSVVPGLCWQASHGWPQLAMASVIAQEQRAATGGVAGLPIQVALLLGMLGTLLAGSGVWALLRSSALRPYRFVAIAALVQVVFVVATDSRPYYAAGLFPVLLAAGAVWWTEGEPRRWWRGVRLTAGVSAGLALAVVLVLPLPQSALHDATDTQRELSTRMRLFGVSGWDELYAAVAAQADELTPPARAHTVVITQTYWQAAALDGHAPELPPVYSANRGYAYFGSPSQSATTVLYIGSSGAESILRQTFSDVRVVDRLDSPLGFPGITRHVVLWRCDHPRRPWQEIWPRWRTTVLDSGEGTTR, from the coding sequence GTGAGCGCCCGGCCCCTGCCCGATGCGGTGGCGGCGAACGCGATGGCCCGGTCCTCACTGGATGAACGGGCGGCGGATGGCCGGGCGGGCTCGGTATCGGCCGACCCGCACCCGGCCGTGGAGCGAGCCACCGAGCCGAGACGGGCGGCGGTGGGGTTGCCGCCCTGGGATATTCGAGGTGTCGGTGCCATCGCGCTGGCGGCGGCGGTGGTGCTGGGCCTGCGCGCCGGGCGGTACGGGTATTTCGGCGATGAACTGTACTTCCTGTCGGCCGGGCGACGGCTGGCTGCCGGATACGTCGATCAGGGGCCGTTGGTTCCGCTGATGGCTCGGACCGCGGAGTGGCTCGCACCGGGTTCGGTTGTCGTGCTGCGGATTCCGGCCATCGCGTGCGGAATCGGCGCGATCTGGGTGTGCGCGGGGGTGGCGCGGGAGTTCGGGGGTGGGCGGGCCGCGCAACGGTTGGCGGCACTCGGATTCGCCACGACTCCATTTCTGATCACCGCCTCGGCGACGCTGTCCACCTTTGCGGTGGATGCCACGCTCACGGCCGCGCTGGCGTGGATTCTGGTGCGCTGGAACAGAATTCGTGATAATCGACTGTTGCTCGCCGTCGCGGTCGTGGCCGCGGTGGACCTGCAGGTGAAACTGCTGCTGCCGGTGCTCGCCGTGGGAATCGCGATCGGAGTCCTGATCTTCGGGCCGCGCGCGCTGTTCCGGCGGCCGGTGTCGTGGGCGGCGCTCGTGGTCGTCGGGCTGTCCGTGGTACCGGGGTTGTGCTGGCAGGCGAGTCACGGTTGGCCCCAGTTGGCAATGGCTTCGGTGATCGCACAGGAGCAGCGGGCGGCGACCGGTGGGGTTGCGGGGCTGCCGATACAGGTGGCATTGCTGCTCGGGATGCTCGGGACTCTGCTCGCCGGTTCGGGGGTGTGGGCATTGCTGCGGTCATCGGCATTGCGTCCGTACCGATTCGTCGCGATCGCCGCGCTGGTGCAGGTGGTGTTCGTGGTGGCCACCGACTCGCGTCCCTACTATGCGGCGGGCCTGTTTCCGGTACTGCTGGCGGCGGGTGCGGTGTGGTGGACCGAGGGGGAACCTCGGCGGTGGTGGCGGGGTGTCCGGTTGACGGCGGGCGTCTCGGCGGGCCTGGCGCTCGCGGTGGTTCTGGTACTGCCGCTGCCGCAGTCGGCGCTGCACGACGCCACCGATACTCAGCGTGAATTATCCACTCGGATGCGACTTTTCGGTGTATCCGGGTGGGATGAGCTGTATGCCGCCGTGGCCGCGCAGGCGGATGAGCTGACTCCGCCCGCCCGTGCGCACACCGTGGTGATCACTCAGACCTACTGGCAGGCGGCGGCTCTCGACGGACACGCACCGGAGCTACCGCCGGTGTACAGCGCGAATCGCGGGTACGCCTACTTCGGTTCACCCTCGCAGTCCGCGACCACGGTGCTCTATATAGGTTCGAGTGGAGCGGAATCGATACTGCGCCAAACATTCTCGGACGTACGCGTGGTGGACCGACTGGATTCACCCCTCGGATTCCCCGGCATCACAAGGCATGTCGTGCTGTGGCGCTGTGACCATCCGCGTCGTCCGTGGCAGGAGATCTGGCCGCGGTGGCGCACCACCGTTCTCGACTCGGGTGAAGGGACTACTCGATGA